Proteins encoded by one window of Candidatus Omnitrophota bacterium:
- a CDS encoding NADH-quinone oxidoreductase subunit I: protein MEHPELEKYFDVKGPFAFLRLAQMKRAWKNKNRRELTWWENTYIPSVVSGIYLTSKHFFRNFTLHVFHAVGLFKEIPAAVTCQYPEQTRPLASRTRTRHRLTKREDGSPRCVACMMCETVCPARCIEITAAEHPDPNIEKYPAEFILDLGKCVYCGFCVEVCPEDAIRMDTGRLDIAEYSRESMIYDKKRLMEE, encoded by the coding sequence ATGGAACACCCGGAACTTGAGAAATATTTTGATGTCAAAGGGCCTTTTGCTTTTTTGCGCTTGGCCCAGATGAAGCGGGCGTGGAAGAACAAGAACCGCCGTGAATTGACATGGTGGGAGAATACCTATATCCCGTCGGTGGTCAGCGGCATCTATCTGACCTCCAAACATTTCTTCCGCAACTTCACCCTGCACGTTTTTCATGCCGTCGGCCTTTTTAAGGAAATTCCCGCCGCGGTCACGTGTCAATATCCCGAACAGACCCGGCCTTTGGCCAGCCGGACAAGGACGCGCCACCGGCTGACGAAACGCGAGGACGGTTCTCCCCGGTGTGTGGCCTGCATGATGTGCGAGACCGTCTGCCCCGCCCGCTGCATTGAGATCACGGCGGCCGAACACCCGGACCCCAACATTGAGAAATACCCAGCCGAATTCATCCTGGATCTGGGCAAATGCGTCTACTGCGGTTTTTGCGTGGAGGTCTGCCCGGAAGATGCCATCCGCATGGACACCGGCCGGCTCGATATCGCTGAATATTCCCGCGAAAGCATGATTTACGACAAAAAGCGGCTGATGGAAGAGTAA